In one window of Rhizobium sp. ACO-34A DNA:
- a CDS encoding ABC transporter — MVGGMLTRRRIGLLAAAFVLPIAMGGLSACSSAAKNDTFDLSASPKVETTASARNRQLLVADPSALKAVDSEQVLVRVSGSEIRYLSNAQWSDKLSRMVQSKLVEAFENTGKLGGVGTPGQGLAIDYQLITDIRAFEIDASGSDRAVVAISAKLLNDRNGTVKAQRAFSASVPTGGSTNDVYIRAMDRAFGQVTAEIIDWTLTQL; from the coding sequence ATGGTAGGCGGTATGCTGACGCGTCGACGGATCGGGCTTCTTGCAGCGGCGTTCGTCCTGCCGATTGCCATGGGCGGGCTCAGCGCCTGCAGTTCGGCCGCGAAGAACGACACGTTCGACCTCTCGGCCTCGCCGAAGGTCGAGACGACTGCGTCTGCGCGAAACAGGCAGTTGCTGGTCGCCGATCCCTCCGCCCTCAAGGCGGTCGACAGCGAGCAGGTGCTGGTTCGTGTCTCTGGATCCGAAATCCGTTATCTCTCCAATGCTCAGTGGAGCGACAAGCTCAGCCGCATGGTACAGTCGAAGCTCGTGGAAGCCTTCGAGAATACCGGCAAACTCGGTGGCGTCGGAACGCCCGGGCAGGGGCTCGCCATCGACTATCAACTGATCACCGATATCCGTGCCTTCGAGATCGACGCCAGCGGCAGCGACCGCGCCGTGGTCGCGATTTCGGCCAAGCTGCTCAACGACCGCAACGGCACCGTCAAGGCCCAGCGCGCGTTCAGCGCATCGGTCCCGACCGGCGGTTCGACCAATGACGTCTACATCCGGGCGATGGATCGCGCCTTCGGTCAGGTGACCGCGGAAATTATTGACTGGACGCTGACACAGCTCTAA
- a CDS encoding MCE family protein, giving the protein METRANYALVGFFTLLVIAAAFGFVYWMAEYGRGGPVAPLAIRIPGSANGLSVGSPVRFNGIAVGSVRNLYIDKDDPQFSVAFTEVRADAPVSSSTKAVLEIQGLTGAAYIELSGGNAGGENILEKAISTGEPAVLVADQSSVTNLLATADKILQRANSAIGELQGFIEDSRAPLTNTVKNAETFSKALADNADGIDKFLESVSALSTSVSGLSGRLDSTLSAAEDLFRSLNSEKIDKILTNTQEATANFAEASKKIAPAIDGFKETASTFQQFGVHADAALTKVTVLIDAVDSQKVGRVVDDVSVAAADARTAISGFKDLSQSVTNRRQDIDQAITDFTQLANKLNNASERVDGILKKVDGILGSDDTNSLTAEARKTLESIRLMAENLNARITPIADNLARFSNGGLRDIQSLVTDTRQTMRELNDAITNFDRDPQRLIFGGENVKQYDGRTRR; this is encoded by the coding sequence ATGGAAACCAGAGCCAATTATGCCCTCGTCGGCTTTTTCACGCTGCTCGTCATCGCAGCGGCGTTCGGTTTCGTCTACTGGATGGCGGAATATGGCCGCGGTGGTCCGGTTGCTCCGCTCGCCATCCGCATTCCCGGCTCGGCAAACGGCCTGAGCGTCGGTTCGCCCGTACGGTTCAACGGCATCGCGGTCGGCTCGGTTCGCAATCTCTACATCGACAAGGATGACCCGCAATTCTCCGTCGCCTTCACCGAGGTGCGCGCCGATGCGCCTGTTTCCAGCTCCACCAAGGCCGTTCTTGAAATTCAGGGCCTGACCGGCGCCGCATATATCGAGCTTTCCGGCGGCAATGCAGGCGGCGAGAACATTCTTGAGAAGGCGATATCGACCGGCGAACCGGCTGTTCTCGTTGCTGATCAGTCGAGCGTGACCAATCTGCTTGCGACTGCGGACAAGATCCTGCAGCGGGCGAACAGCGCGATCGGCGAGTTACAGGGCTTCATCGAGGATTCACGAGCGCCGCTCACCAACACGGTGAAAAATGCGGAGACCTTTTCCAAGGCGCTTGCCGACAATGCCGACGGTATCGACAAGTTCCTGGAGAGCGTCAGCGCTCTATCCACCTCCGTGTCAGGTCTTTCGGGACGTCTCGATTCGACGCTTTCTGCAGCCGAGGACCTGTTCAGGTCGCTCAATTCCGAAAAGATCGACAAGATCCTGACCAATACGCAGGAAGCGACCGCCAATTTCGCCGAGGCATCCAAGAAGATCGCGCCTGCCATCGACGGCTTCAAGGAGACCGCGTCGACCTTCCAGCAGTTCGGTGTGCATGCAGACGCGGCGCTGACGAAGGTCACCGTTCTGATAGATGCCGTCGACAGCCAGAAGGTGGGCCGGGTCGTGGATGACGTTTCCGTCGCCGCGGCTGACGCACGCACCGCGATTTCCGGTTTCAAGGATCTCAGCCAGAGCGTGACCAACCGCCGTCAGGACATCGATCAGGCGATCACCGATTTCACCCAGCTTGCCAACAAGCTGAACAATGCTTCCGAGCGGGTCGACGGGATCCTGAAGAAGGTCGATGGCATTCTCGGTTCGGACGACACGAACTCGCTGACGGCCGAGGCGCGCAAGACGCTGGAATCCATTCGCCTCATGGCGGAAAACCTGAATGCGCGGATCACTCCGATCGCCGACAATCTTGCCCGTTTCTCCAATGGCGGCCTCAGGGATATCCAGTCGCTCGTCACCGATACGCGGCAGACCATGCGTGAACTCAATGACGCGATCACCAACTTCGATCGCGACCCGCAGCGGTTGATTTTCGGTGGTGAAAACGTCAAGCAATATGACGGACGGACTCGGCGGTAA
- a CDS encoding ABC transporter ATP-binding protein codes for MADNLPGKQEREAVLSVRDLTVAFGEKVVLDRLNLDIYRGEILGFVGASGAGKSVLMRTVLRLLPRRSGTIEILGADYDKVSEAERVALDTRLGVLFQHGALFSALTVKENIQLPMREYLDLPKWLMDELAYLKIELVGLDPDAADKYPSELSGGMIKRAALARALALDPDLLFLDEPTSGLDPIGAAEFDELIARLRDTLGLTVYMVTHDLDSLFSVCDRIAVLGQKRVLVEGSLDDMLACDDAWVRSYFRGKRARSIERPATPAQNPVSD; via the coding sequence ATGGCAGACAATCTCCCCGGCAAACAGGAACGCGAAGCTGTCCTTTCGGTGCGTGATCTGACGGTCGCGTTTGGCGAAAAGGTCGTGCTCGACCGGCTCAATCTCGATATCTACCGTGGCGAGATCCTTGGTTTCGTCGGAGCGTCGGGCGCCGGCAAATCCGTGTTGATGCGCACCGTCCTGCGGCTTCTGCCGCGGCGTTCCGGCACGATCGAGATCCTTGGGGCTGACTACGACAAGGTTTCGGAAGCCGAGCGTGTGGCGCTCGATACGCGGCTCGGCGTGCTCTTCCAGCATGGCGCGCTCTTCTCCGCCTTGACGGTCAAGGAAAACATCCAGCTGCCGATGCGCGAATATCTCGATCTGCCGAAATGGCTGATGGATGAGCTCGCCTATCTGAAGATCGAACTGGTGGGCCTCGATCCGGATGCGGCGGACAAGTATCCATCCGAGCTTTCCGGCGGCATGATCAAGCGCGCGGCACTCGCGCGCGCATTGGCGCTCGACCCGGACCTGCTTTTCCTCGATGAGCCGACATCGGGTCTCGATCCGATCGGCGCCGCCGAATTCGACGAATTGATCGCGCGGCTGCGCGATACGCTCGGCCTTACCGTCTACATGGTGACCCACGACCTCGACAGCCTGTTTTCCGTATGCGACCGCATCGCCGTGCTGGGACAGAAGCGGGTCTTGGTCGAGGGAAGCTTAGACGATATGCTCGCCTGCGACGATGCATGGGTGAGGTCGTATTTCAGGGGCAAGCGCGCCCGTTCCATTGAGAGGCCGGCAACCCCGGCTCAAAATCCGGTGAGTGACTGA
- a CDS encoding organic solvent ABC transporter permease, which yields MKPVHPENASIEIHDLPDRAGRRIELRGTWRNNSLGAMLHNAGRLADGEKSIVEIDLSQVSAMDTAGAWLIRRFLAKQRAEGVSVAVTGGSDAMRELISAMPEKVNEPSRNDVKGPLFQRIFSPLGETVVELWQDFVAMMFVLGSAVRGAQTKLGRGSGVSPASVVNQLDHMGVRAVPIIVLMSFLIGAIIAQQGAFQLRYFGAEVFVVDLVGILQLREIGVLLTAIMIAGRSGSAITAEIGSMKMREEIDALKVIGLNPIGVLVFPRLVALTIALPLLTIVANFAALYGAAVVAWAYSGITFDVFTTRLHDSIDYSTIASGMIKAPFMALIIGIVSAVEGMKVGGSAESLGQHVTAAVVKSIFVVILVDGLFAMFYAAIDF from the coding sequence GTGAAGCCGGTTCATCCAGAAAACGCGTCGATCGAAATTCACGATCTGCCCGACCGGGCGGGGCGTCGGATCGAGTTGCGCGGCACATGGCGCAACAACAGTCTCGGCGCGATGTTGCACAATGCCGGCCGGCTCGCCGATGGCGAGAAGAGCATCGTCGAAATCGACCTGTCGCAGGTGTCCGCCATGGATACGGCGGGCGCGTGGCTCATCCGTCGGTTCCTTGCCAAGCAACGGGCCGAGGGCGTTTCGGTCGCTGTGACCGGCGGCAGCGACGCCATGCGGGAACTCATTTCCGCCATGCCGGAAAAGGTGAACGAGCCGAGCAGGAATGACGTCAAGGGACCGCTTTTCCAGCGTATCTTCAGTCCCCTTGGCGAGACGGTCGTCGAGCTCTGGCAGGATTTCGTCGCGATGATGTTCGTGCTGGGCTCGGCGGTGCGCGGCGCGCAGACCAAGCTTGGCCGCGGCAGCGGTGTTTCTCCCGCGTCCGTGGTCAACCAGCTCGATCACATGGGCGTGCGGGCTGTTCCGATCATCGTGCTCATGTCCTTCCTGATCGGCGCGATCATCGCCCAGCAGGGCGCGTTCCAGCTCCGCTATTTCGGGGCGGAAGTCTTTGTCGTCGACCTCGTTGGCATCCTGCAATTGCGTGAAATCGGTGTGCTGCTGACGGCCATCATGATCGCCGGCCGCTCAGGCAGCGCGATTACCGCCGAAATCGGCTCGATGAAGATGCGCGAGGAAATCGATGCGCTGAAGGTCATCGGCCTCAACCCGATCGGCGTGCTGGTGTTTCCGCGGCTCGTGGCGCTGACGATCGCGCTGCCGCTCTTGACCATCGTCGCCAACTTCGCGGCCCTTTATGGTGCCGCGGTGGTCGCCTGGGCCTATTCCGGCATCACTTTCGATGTCTTCACCACGCGCCTGCACGATTCGATCGATTATTCGACCATCGCGTCGGGCATGATCAAGGCGCCGTTCATGGCGCTCATCATCGGCATCGTCTCGGCGGTGGAAGGCATGAAGGTCGGTGGCAGCGCCGAATCGCTCGGCCAGCACGTCACGGCCGCGGTGGTGAAATCGATCTTCGTCGTCATCCTCGTGGACGGGCTTTTCGCCATGTTCTACGCAGCGATCGATTTCTGA
- a CDS encoding UDP-2,3-diacylglucosamine hydrolase, with translation MATVSGQTDTRHFRTLFISDVHLGSKAAKTDFLLDFLRTHEADTIFLVGDIVDGWRLKRSWYWPQDCNDVVQKLLRKARKGTRIVYIPGNHDEFLRGFPGTHFGGIEVAERMIHETADGKKYLVLHGDEFDVVVRNARLLAYLGDWAYDTAIAINVVLASLRRRLGMPYWSFSSWAKQQVKQAVNFIGEFQRVVADEARRNEVDGVICGHIHHAVMEDIDGIHYVNTGDWVESCTAIAEHPDGRFELINWGHLVGAAKPEKQLAMVPVPLSLASIKQEADEDIRAA, from the coding sequence ATGGCGACCGTGAGTGGGCAGACGGATACGCGGCATTTCAGAACCCTTTTCATTTCCGATGTACATCTGGGTTCAAAGGCGGCGAAGACCGACTTTCTTCTCGATTTCCTGCGGACACACGAGGCCGACACGATTTTTCTCGTCGGCGATATCGTTGATGGCTGGCGGCTGAAGCGAAGCTGGTACTGGCCGCAGGATTGCAACGACGTCGTGCAGAAGCTCTTGCGCAAGGCGCGCAAGGGGACGCGTATCGTCTACATTCCCGGTAATCATGACGAATTCCTGCGGGGTTTTCCGGGCACCCATTTCGGCGGCATCGAAGTCGCCGAGCGCATGATCCACGAGACCGCCGACGGCAAGAAGTATCTGGTCCTGCACGGGGATGAGTTCGACGTGGTGGTGCGTAACGCACGGCTGCTCGCCTATCTCGGCGACTGGGCCTACGATACCGCCATCGCCATCAACGTCGTGCTGGCCAGCCTTCGGCGCCGGCTGGGCATGCCTTATTGGTCGTTCTCTTCCTGGGCCAAGCAGCAGGTGAAGCAGGCCGTTAATTTCATTGGCGAATTCCAGCGGGTCGTGGCCGACGAAGCGCGGCGCAATGAGGTCGATGGCGTGATCTGTGGTCACATCCATCACGCGGTCATGGAGGACATTGACGGCATCCACTACGTCAACACGGGTGACTGGGTGGAAAGCTGCACGGCAATCGCCGAACATCCCGATGGCCGATTCGAGCTGATCAACTGGGGCCATCTTGTGGGGGCGGCCAAGCCTGAAAAACAACTTGCGATGGTTCCGGTGCCGCTTTCGCTTGCTTCGATCAAGCAGGAAGCCGACGAGGACATTCGCGCGGCGTGA
- a CDS encoding NADP-dependent malic enzyme (NADP-dependent; catalyzes the oxidative decarboxylation of malate to form pyruvate; decarboxylates oxaloacetate) yields the protein MNAPEKNKPQPTTAVADLDEQALFYHRYPRPGKLEIQATKPLGNQRDLALAYSPGVAAPCLAIRDEPETAADYTARGNLVAVISNGTAVLGLGNIGPLASKPVMEGKAVLFKKFAGIDVFDIEIDAASVDAMVSTVSALEPTFGGINLEDIKAPECFEVEAQLREKMNIPVFHDDQHGTAIIVAAAILNGLELAGKKIEDVKIVASGAGAAALACLNLMVTLGARRENIWVHDVEGLVYVGREVLMDRWKSVYAQETDKRVLAESIEGADVFLGLSAAGVLKPDLLTKMAEKPLIMALANPTPEIMPDLAREARPDAMICTGRSDFPNQVNNVLCFPYIFRGALDCGATTINEEMKMAAVRAIAALAREEVSEVAARAYTGETPTFGPNYLIPSPFDPRLILRIAPAVARAAAESGVAKRPITDFDSYLDLLNRFVFRSGFVMKPIFAAAKKAQKRVIFAEGEDERVLRAAQVLLEEGTGQPILIGRPQIIEARLNRFGLRIRPGVDFSLVNPEDDPRYREYVDDYFALVGREGINPEAARTMVRTNNTVIGALAVKRGEADALICGVEGRYDRHLRDVHQIIGKKPGVCAFSGLSLLISQRGAIFFTDTFVTYNPSAAEIAEMTILAAQEIRRFGITPRAALVAHSNFGSRDSESSRKMRAALKLIREQAPELEVDGEMQGGSALSESLRKRAMPHSTLTGEANLLVFPNLDAANISLGIVRTMMDALHVGPILLGTALPAHVLSTSVTSRGVVNMAALAVVEASQPG from the coding sequence ATGAACGCTCCCGAAAAAAACAAGCCGCAGCCGACGACCGCAGTCGCGGACCTCGATGAACAGGCCCTGTTTTATCACCGCTATCCCCGTCCCGGAAAGCTTGAGATCCAGGCAACCAAGCCGCTGGGCAACCAGCGCGACCTGGCGCTCGCCTATTCTCCGGGTGTTGCCGCTCCCTGCCTTGCCATCCGTGACGAACCGGAAACCGCCGCCGATTACACGGCCCGCGGCAACCTCGTAGCCGTCATCTCCAACGGCACGGCCGTGCTCGGCCTTGGCAACATCGGACCGCTGGCCTCCAAGCCGGTCATGGAAGGCAAGGCGGTTCTGTTCAAGAAGTTCGCCGGCATCGACGTCTTCGACATCGAGATCGACGCCGCCAGCGTCGATGCGATGGTATCCACCGTCTCCGCGCTGGAACCCACTTTCGGCGGCATCAACCTTGAGGACATCAAGGCGCCGGAATGCTTCGAGGTTGAAGCCCAGCTTCGCGAGAAGATGAACATCCCCGTCTTCCACGACGACCAGCACGGCACCGCAATCATCGTCGCGGCCGCCATCCTCAACGGACTGGAACTCGCCGGCAAGAAGATCGAGGACGTAAAGATCGTCGCCTCGGGCGCCGGCGCCGCGGCACTCGCCTGCCTCAACCTGATGGTCACGCTCGGCGCACGCCGCGAAAACATCTGGGTCCACGACGTCGAAGGCCTCGTCTATGTCGGCCGCGAAGTGCTGATGGACCGCTGGAAGTCGGTTTACGCGCAGGAAACCGACAAGCGCGTTCTGGCTGAATCCATCGAGGGCGCGGACGTCTTCCTCGGTCTTTCCGCCGCCGGTGTTCTGAAACCGGACCTGCTGACGAAGATGGCGGAGAAGCCGCTGATCATGGCGCTCGCCAATCCGACGCCGGAAATCATGCCGGATCTCGCCCGCGAAGCCCGTCCGGACGCAATGATCTGCACCGGCCGGTCCGACTTCCCGAACCAGGTCAACAACGTCCTCTGCTTTCCCTACATCTTCCGTGGCGCGCTCGATTGCGGCGCGACCACCATCAACGAAGAGATGAAGATGGCCGCCGTGCGCGCCATCGCGGCACTCGCCCGTGAGGAAGTCTCGGAAGTCGCCGCCCGCGCCTATACGGGCGAGACCCCGACCTTCGGACCGAACTACCTGATCCCCTCGCCGTTCGATCCGCGCCTGATCCTGCGCATCGCGCCGGCCGTTGCGCGCGCCGCCGCAGAAAGCGGCGTAGCCAAGCGCCCGATCACCGACTTCGACAGCTATCTCGACCTTCTGAACCGCTTCGTCTTCCGCTCGGGCTTCGTCATGAAGCCGATCTTCGCCGCAGCGAAGAAGGCGCAGAAGCGCGTCATCTTCGCGGAAGGTGAAGACGAGCGCGTGCTGCGTGCGGCCCAGGTCCTGCTCGAGGAAGGTACCGGACAGCCCATCCTGATCGGTCGTCCCCAGATCATCGAGGCCCGCCTCAATCGTTTCGGACTGCGCATCCGGCCGGGCGTCGATTTCAGCCTCGTCAATCCGGAAGACGATCCGCGCTACCGTGAATATGTCGACGACTATTTCGCCCTTGTCGGCCGTGAAGGCATCAACCCGGAAGCCGCGCGCACCATGGTGCGTACCAACAACACCGTGATCGGGGCGCTTGCCGTCAAGCGCGGCGAAGCCGATGCGCTGATCTGCGGCGTGGAAGGCCGCTATGATCGCCATCTGCGCGATGTCCACCAGATCATCGGCAAGAAGCCGGGCGTCTGCGCCTTCTCGGGCCTCAGCCTGCTGATCTCGCAGCGCGGCGCGATCTTCTTCACCGATACCTTCGTGACCTACAATCCTTCCGCAGCCGAGATCGCCGAAATGACGATCCTTGCCGCGCAGGAGATCCGTCGCTTCGGCATCACTCCGCGGGCGGCACTCGTCGCGCACTCCAACTTCGGTTCGCGCGATTCCGAAAGCTCCCGCAAGATGCGTGCCGCGCTGAAACTCATCCGCGAGCAGGCACCGGAGCTCGAAGTCGACGGCGAAATGCAGGGCGGTTCCGCCCTTTCGGAAAGCCTGCGCAAGCGGGCCATGCCGCACAGCACGCTGACGGGCGAAGCCAACCTTCTGGTCTTCCCCAATCTCGACGCCGCCAACATTTCGCTCGGCATCGTTCGCACCATGATGGACGCCCTGCATGTCGGCCCGATCCTGCTCGGAACGGCACTTCCGGCTCACGTTCTCTCGACGTCGGTCACCTCCCGCGGCGTGGTCAACATGGCGGCTCTCGCCGTCGTCGAGGCATCCCAGCCCGGCTGA
- a CDS encoding autoinducer synthase → MIRIITAANRESHSTEIAEMYTLRKKVFHDLLKWDVSVKGDWEIDNYDAANPVYVLSYSPEGRLRGSLRLLPTLGPNMLDDTFPILLGGEPEIRSASVWESSRFCIEPEISQDRASNQVTVAAAELMCGVGELCLASDISHIVTVTDVFLERMFRRMGCPGERIGEPHKIGSVYAVAVGWEIDTQMLAGMKAIASIDGRVLEDASALGRARAA, encoded by the coding sequence ATGATCAGGATCATTACCGCCGCGAACCGCGAAAGCCATTCAACCGAGATCGCCGAGATGTACACCCTTCGCAAGAAGGTCTTCCACGATCTGTTGAAGTGGGACGTCTCCGTGAAGGGCGACTGGGAGATCGACAACTACGACGCCGCCAACCCGGTCTATGTTCTCTCCTATTCGCCGGAAGGCCGCCTGCGCGGCTCGCTTCGGCTACTGCCGACGCTCGGACCCAACATGCTGGACGATACCTTCCCGATCCTTCTGGGCGGCGAACCGGAAATCCGCAGTGCCTCCGTCTGGGAATCCAGCCGCTTTTGCATCGAACCCGAGATTTCCCAGGACCGCGCCTCCAATCAGGTGACGGTGGCCGCCGCCGAACTGATGTGCGGTGTCGGAGAACTTTGCCTCGCCTCCGATATCTCGCATATCGTCACGGTGACCGACGTCTTCCTCGAACGCATGTTCCGGCGCATGGGATGCCCCGGCGAGCGCATTGGGGAACCCCACAAGATCGGCTCGGTCTACGCAGTCGCCGTCGGATGGGAAATCGACACCCAGATGCTTGCCGGCATGAAGGCCATCGCCTCCATCGACGGCCGCGTCCTCGAGGATGCTTCCGCGCTCGGTCGCGCTCGCGCCGCCTGA
- a CDS encoding 5,6-dimethylbenzimidazole synthase, with amino-acid sequence MRNEPNDHLVRAGAFSAEERKAVYRAIRSRRDVRDQFLPDPLPDELIWRLLQAAHDAPSVGFMQPWNFLVVRDGARREAVWQAFSRANDEAAAMFSGEQRQSYQRLKLEGIRKAPVGICVTCDPTRGGPVILGRTHNPRMDSYSTVCAIQNLWLAARAEGVGVGWVSIFHQDDLRSVLSIPGHVEIIGWFCLGYVDRLFDQPELAVKGWRQRIPLEELVYEEIWGGVSPNPNDG; translated from the coding sequence ATGCGCAACGAACCGAACGATCATCTCGTGCGGGCCGGAGCCTTTTCCGCCGAGGAGCGGAAGGCCGTGTACCGGGCCATTCGCAGCCGTCGCGACGTGCGCGACCAGTTTCTGCCCGATCCCTTGCCGGACGAACTCATCTGGCGTCTGCTGCAGGCGGCGCATGACGCGCCGTCCGTTGGCTTCATGCAGCCGTGGAACTTTCTGGTGGTGCGCGATGGCGCCAGACGCGAGGCCGTATGGCAGGCGTTTTCCCGGGCAAACGACGAGGCCGCTGCGATGTTTTCGGGCGAGCAACGCCAGAGCTATCAGCGGCTGAAGCTCGAGGGCATTCGCAAGGCGCCTGTGGGTATCTGCGTGACCTGCGATCCGACGCGAGGCGGTCCCGTCATTCTCGGGCGTACCCATAATCCCCGCATGGACAGCTATTCGACGGTCTGCGCCATCCAGAACCTGTGGCTTGCTGCACGCGCCGAAGGCGTCGGGGTCGGCTGGGTCAGCATCTTCCATCAGGACGATCTGAGGTCGGTGCTTTCGATACCCGGGCATGTCGAGATCATCGGCTGGTTCTGCCTTGGTTATGTCGATCGGCTCTTCGATCAGCCGGAGCTTGCCGTCAAAGGCTGGCGACAGAGGATCCCGCTTGAGGAGTTGGTCTACGAAGAAATCTGGGGCGGTGTTTCACCCAACCCGAATGACGGCTGA
- a CDS encoding NAD+ synthase (NH(3)-dependent; catalyzes the formation of nicotinamide adenine dinucleotide (NAD) from nicotinic acid adenine dinucleotide (NAAD) using either ammonia or glutamine as the amide donor and ATP; ammonia-utilizing enzymes include the ones from Bacillus and Escherichia coli while glutamine-utilizing enzymes include the Mycobacterial one; forms homodimers): MSDTPIRPDILRIAIAQFDPTVGDVAGNLAKAREARAEAAAQGADLLLLTELFISGYPPEDLVLKPAFLKACLHAVEQLAADTADGGPGVIVGFPRQGQKGRHNSAAVLDGGKIIGLRDKIDLPNYGEFDEKRVFVEGDMPGPVNFRGVRLGIPICEEIWNDLGICETLAETGAEILLVPNGSPYYRGKVDVRHQVALRQVIESGLPLIFANQVGGQDELVFDGASFAFNADKSLAFQMSQFEPTMAVTTWKRSGDAWRCTDGPMSHIPEKEEADYRACVLGFRDYVNKNGFKSVVLGLSGGIDSALCAAIAVDALGEERVRTVMLPYRYTSQESFADAEACAKALGCHYDTVPIAEPVEGFLSALSDMFEGTDSGITEENLQSRARGTILMAISNKFGSMVVTTGNKSEMSVGYATLYGDMNGGFNPIKDLYKMQVYALSGWRNAHVPPGALGPSGEVIPANILSKAPSAELRPNQTDQDSLPPYPVLDDILECLVEKEMAVEDIVARGHDVATVHRVEHLLYLAEYKRRQSAPGVKITKKNFGRDRRYPITNRFRDR, encoded by the coding sequence ATGAGCGATACACCCATTCGACCCGACATCCTGCGCATCGCCATTGCGCAATTCGACCCGACGGTCGGCGACGTTGCCGGCAATCTTGCGAAGGCGCGGGAAGCACGCGCCGAGGCGGCCGCGCAAGGGGCCGACCTGCTGCTTTTGACCGAGCTGTTCATTTCCGGCTATCCACCGGAGGATCTGGTGCTCAAGCCGGCCTTCCTGAAGGCGTGCCTGCATGCCGTCGAGCAGCTTGCCGCCGATACGGCTGACGGTGGGCCGGGTGTCATCGTCGGGTTCCCGCGGCAGGGGCAGAAGGGCCGGCACAACTCCGCCGCCGTTCTCGATGGCGGCAAGATCATCGGCCTTCGCGACAAGATCGACCTGCCCAACTACGGCGAATTCGACGAGAAGCGCGTCTTCGTCGAGGGCGACATGCCGGGGCCGGTCAACTTCCGCGGCGTTCGGCTCGGTATTCCGATCTGCGAAGAAATCTGGAACGATCTCGGAATCTGCGAGACGCTGGCCGAGACGGGCGCGGAAATCCTGCTCGTTCCCAACGGTTCACCCTATTACCGTGGCAAGGTCGATGTGCGCCATCAGGTGGCGCTGCGTCAGGTGATCGAGAGCGGCCTGCCGCTGATCTTCGCCAACCAGGTCGGTGGGCAGGACGAACTGGTCTTCGACGGTGCGAGCTTCGCTTTCAATGCCGACAAGTCGCTGGCTTTCCAGATGAGCCAGTTCGAACCGACGATGGCTGTGACGACGTGGAAGCGTTCCGGTGACGCTTGGCGATGCACGGACGGACCGATGTCGCACATTCCGGAAAAGGAAGAGGCGGATTATCGCGCCTGCGTTCTGGGTTTTCGCGACTACGTCAACAAGAACGGCTTCAAGAGCGTTGTTCTCGGCCTTTCCGGCGGCATCGATTCCGCCCTGTGCGCGGCGATTGCCGTCGATGCGCTGGGCGAGGAGAGGGTTCGCACGGTGATGTTGCCCTATCGCTATACCTCGCAGGAATCCTTTGCCGATGCCGAGGCCTGCGCAAAGGCGCTGGGCTGCCACTATGACACCGTGCCGATTGCCGAACCGGTGGAAGGTTTTCTTTCCGCGCTTTCGGACATGTTCGAGGGAACGGACAGTGGCATCACTGAGGAAAACCTCCAGAGCCGCGCTCGCGGCACCATCCTGATGGCGATCTCCAACAAGTTCGGCTCGATGGTGGTGACCACCGGCAACAAGTCGGAAATGTCGGTCGGCTATGCGACGCTGTACGGCGACATGAACGGTGGCTTCAATCCGATCAAGGACCTCTACAAGATGCAGGTCTACGCGCTTTCCGGCTGGCGCAATGCGCATGTGCCGCCGGGTGCACTCGGACCGTCGGGAGAGGTCATCCCTGCCAATATCCTGTCCAAGGCTCCTTCCGCCGAGCTTCGGCCGAACCAGACCGACCAGGATTCACTACCGCCCTATCCGGTGCTGGACGACATTCTCGAATGCCTCGTCGAAAAGGAAATGGCGGTCGAGGATATCGTGGCCCGTGGGCATGACGTGGCGACAGTGCACCGGGTCGAGCATCTGCTCTATCTCGCCGAATACAAGCGGCGTCAGTCCGCTCCCGGCGTGAAGATCACCAAGAAGAACTTCGGCCGCGACCGGCGCTATCCGATCACCAATCGTTTCCGGGACCGCTGA